A stretch of the Polaribacter pacificus genome encodes the following:
- a CDS encoding PhnA domain-containing protein — MSLLQDLENRSGNQCEFCAATNQLSVYELKPVSTGGVDGSVLACETCISQIENPETTDANHWRCLNDSMWSEHSPVKIAVWRMLSRLRKEGWPQDLLDMMYLEDDELRLAKESGDHLDESEKIIHRDANGAILQAGDSVVLIKDLKVKGSSMVAKQGTAVRRISLDHENAKYIEGKVGPTQIVIITDYVKKMSEKE; from the coding sequence ATGAGTTTATTACAAGACCTAGAAAACAGAAGCGGAAATCAATGTGAATTTTGTGCCGCAACAAACCAATTGTCAGTTTATGAATTAAAACCAGTATCTACCGGAGGTGTTGATGGTTCTGTATTGGCTTGCGAAACCTGTATTTCTCAAATAGAAAATCCAGAAACTACAGACGCAAATCACTGGCGCTGTTTAAACGATAGTATGTGGAGTGAGCACAGCCCAGTTAAAATAGCTGTTTGGCGTATGCTTTCTCGTTTGAGAAAAGAAGGATGGCCGCAAGATTTGTTGGATATGATGTATTTAGAAGATGATGAATTGCGTTTGGCAAAAGAGTCTGGTGACCATTTAGACGAGAGTGAAAAAATAATTCACAGAGACGCTAACGGAGCCATTTTACAAGCAGGTGATTCTGTGGTGCTAATCAAAGACTTAAAAGTAAAAGGATCTAGTATGGTTGCCAAGCAAGGTACAGCAGTGAGAAGAATTTCTTTGGATCATGAAAACGCAAAGTATATAGAAGGAAAAGTAGGGCCTACACAAATTGTAATCATTACAGATTATGTTAAGAAAATGTCTGAAAAAGAATAA
- a CDS encoding TlpA family protein disulfide reductase: protein MKKALYAILVFSLLSCKKDFKEKTIIKENIEPLKKELPNEVTITVNDSIENAFFNVRYDEFQAMPDLLYLGKKHKRSSITLFVENELHVLGGSPIKASFKYDFCFQKGDSVQIDFTPLTILDKIKVLYPTYRVTNRVANYYELNFDYLLYQKNIETRAFVVDKKAPFVRAALDIEKNKQNTQLLLDSLTKKQLISSDFKEQKEVEIPFIYATSRIYQAINDKVSIDINALGIPLDNEKLSTNETYIAFLKSVFRYRYFKNTKARLKPSGYYDYILKEPTFLTGSLKTMVLRGYLEGIKNLENSKFNKYLEHFKTIAKEKEDLDFIERITAYQESTKSAIKNPTGSLTTMLSEKPVDFNEILKKEKGKVVLVDFWASWCAPCRREMPFLKELKKEFDDSKLTVIEISTDKDILAWKRASKMEKIDQYKHSYRISNWEKSSLYQQYKIKTIPRYLLFDKNGVIIDDNAPRPSDPGLKKLIASYISK from the coding sequence TTGAAAAAAGCACTTTACGCAATTCTTGTTTTCTCTTTATTATCTTGTAAAAAAGACTTTAAAGAGAAAACAATCATTAAAGAAAATATTGAACCTCTAAAAAAGGAACTTCCGAACGAAGTGACCATTACTGTAAATGACAGCATCGAGAATGCATTCTTTAACGTACGCTACGATGAGTTTCAAGCCATGCCAGATCTTCTTTATTTGGGTAAAAAACATAAACGTTCTAGCATCACGCTATTTGTAGAAAATGAGCTACATGTTTTAGGAGGTAGTCCGATTAAGGCTAGTTTTAAATATGATTTTTGTTTTCAAAAAGGAGACAGCGTTCAAATTGATTTTACCCCACTAACGATACTAGATAAAATTAAGGTTTTGTATCCAACCTATCGAGTTACAAATCGAGTTGCAAATTATTATGAGTTAAATTTTGATTATTTACTCTATCAAAAAAATATAGAAACAAGAGCCTTTGTTGTAGACAAAAAAGCTCCTTTTGTTAGAGCTGCATTAGATATTGAAAAAAATAAGCAAAACACACAGTTATTACTCGATAGTTTAACTAAAAAACAACTCATTTCTTCTGACTTTAAAGAGCAAAAAGAAGTTGAAATCCCATTTATTTATGCCACATCAAGAATATATCAGGCGATCAATGACAAAGTAAGTATTGACATCAATGCTTTGGGAATACCGCTAGATAATGAAAAACTGTCAACAAATGAAACCTATATTGCGTTTTTAAAAAGTGTATTTCGATATCGTTACTTTAAAAACACTAAAGCACGTCTAAAACCTTCAGGATATTATGATTATATACTAAAAGAACCAACCTTTTTAACTGGCAGTTTAAAAACGATGGTTCTGAGAGGCTATTTAGAAGGCATTAAAAATTTAGAAAACAGTAAATTTAACAAGTACTTAGAACATTTTAAAACGATTGCTAAAGAAAAAGAAGATCTAGATTTTATTGAGCGAATCACCGCATATCAAGAAAGCACAAAAAGCGCTATAAAAAATCCAACGGGCAGCTTAACAACAATGCTCTCTGAAAAACCCGTTGACTTTAATGAGATTTTAAAAAAAGAAAAAGGAAAGGTTGTATTGGTTGATTTTTGGGCTAGTTGGTGCGCTCCATGCCGAAGAGAAATGCCTTTTTTAAAAGAATTAAAAAAAGAATTTGATGACTCTAAACTTACAGTCATAGAAATATCAACTGACAAAGATATTTTAGCTTGGAAAAGAGCTTCAAAAATGGAAAAAATAGATCAGTATAAACACAGTTATAGAATTTCTAACTGGGAAAAATCATCCTTGTATCAACAATACAAAATAAAGACCATTCCTCGTTATTTACTTTTCGATAAAAATGGCGTAATAATTGATGATAATGCTCCAAGACCAAGTGATCCAGGTTTAAAAAAATTGATTGCTAGCTATATTAGTAAATAA
- the ade gene encoding adenine deaminase: MKIQGNIVDIVNKQIFKGEILVENGKIKSIQASNHKVENYIIPGFVDAHIHIESSMLVPSEFAKVAVLHGTVATVSDPHEIANVLGVEGVDFMIANGKQVPLKFHFGAPSCVPATSFESAGAVIDSEDIKKMMENPDINYLAEMMNYPGVLFDDAEVMAKIKHAKDNNKPIDGHAPGLRGADVSKYIAAGISTDHECFSYDEALEKLEKGMKVLIREGSAAKNFEALIALAPEHYKNMMFCSDDKHPDDLLVGHINQLCERAVAKGVDVFKVLEMACINPVKHYKMDVGLLQLNDAADFIVVEDLKSFKVLETYIEGHLVAKQGESFVQSVTFDLLNNFNTNPKNSADFEFLTTATTMQVIEALDGELITNSIQEKAKIIKGNLVSDPDRDLLKMTVVNRYKDSKPSIAFIKNIGLKTGAIASSVGHDSHNIIAVGVSDEAICKAVNLIIKHKGGVCAITESEELIVPLPVAGIMSDQSAKDVGLAYAQLDLMAKKMGSTLRAPYMTLSFMALLVIPSLKLSDQGLFDGRAFAFTNLIQD, encoded by the coding sequence ATGAAGATCCAAGGAAACATAGTAGACATTGTAAACAAACAAATTTTTAAGGGTGAGATACTCGTTGAAAACGGAAAAATAAAAAGCATACAAGCGTCTAATCATAAGGTTGAAAACTATATCATTCCTGGATTTGTTGATGCGCATATTCATATAGAAAGTTCAATGCTAGTACCCTCAGAGTTTGCTAAAGTAGCAGTTTTGCACGGTACCGTTGCCACTGTTTCTGATCCGCATGAAATAGCCAATGTGTTAGGAGTAGAAGGTGTTGATTTTATGATCGCCAACGGAAAACAAGTGCCTTTAAAATTTCATTTTGGAGCTCCAAGTTGTGTGCCTGCCACCTCTTTTGAAAGTGCTGGTGCTGTGATTGATTCTGAGGATATAAAAAAAATGATGGAGAATCCAGATATCAACTATTTGGCAGAAATGATGAACTATCCTGGGGTGCTTTTTGACGATGCAGAAGTGATGGCAAAAATAAAGCATGCAAAAGATAATAACAAACCCATCGATGGACATGCACCTGGATTGAGAGGTGCTGATGTAAGCAAGTATATCGCAGCAGGAATCTCTACTGATCACGAGTGTTTTAGCTATGATGAAGCTCTAGAGAAATTAGAAAAAGGAATGAAAGTCCTCATTAGAGAGGGTAGTGCGGCAAAGAATTTTGAAGCTTTAATTGCACTAGCTCCAGAGCATTATAAAAACATGATGTTTTGTTCTGATGACAAGCACCCTGATGATTTGTTAGTCGGACACATCAATCAACTTTGTGAGCGTGCAGTAGCTAAAGGAGTTGATGTTTTTAAGGTTTTAGAGATGGCCTGTATAAATCCGGTAAAACATTATAAAATGGATGTTGGTTTGCTGCAGCTAAACGATGCAGCTGATTTTATTGTGGTAGAAGATTTAAAATCATTTAAGGTTTTAGAAACCTATATAGAAGGTCATTTGGTTGCCAAACAGGGAGAATCCTTTGTGCAATCTGTCACTTTTGATCTGTTGAATAACTTTAATACAAACCCCAAAAACAGTGCTGATTTTGAGTTTTTGACAACGGCTACTACCATGCAGGTGATAGAGGCATTAGATGGTGAGCTCATTACAAATTCCATACAAGAAAAAGCAAAAATTATTAAAGGAAATTTGGTTTCAGATCCCGATAGAGATTTGTTAAAAATGACGGTAGTCAATCGCTATAAAGACAGTAAACCATCTATTGCGTTTATAAAAAATATTGGACTAAAAACGGGAGCCATTGCAAGTTCAGTAGGACATGATTCTCATAATATCATAGCCGTAGGGGTCTCTGATGAGGCTATTTGCAAAGCGGTCAACTTAATTATAAAACACAAAGGAGGTGTTTGTGCAATTACAGAATCAGAAGAACTGATTGTGCCTTTGCCTGTTGCTGGAATCATGAGTGATCAATCAGCAAAAGACGTTGGGTTAGCCTATGCTCAATTAGATTTGATGGCAAAAAAGATGGGTAGCACTTTAAGAGCTCCTTACATGACCTTATCCTTTATGGCACTGTTGGTCATTCCTTCATTAAAATTATCAGACCAAGGCTTGTTTGATGGTCGTGCCTTTGCATTTACAAATCTAATACAGGATTAA
- a CDS encoding aminotransferase class III-fold pyridoxal phosphate-dependent enzyme, which produces MYKKLIATMDMNSSSKKITIELAEKLLLEHYNSIGSASKLPGEVDHNFKIVTTENNSYILKISHENEALDNLDFQQKLLQYARDANPEICIPKIILDVKGQAITSFVHSDGTQRYLRLLTWIPGRLWSEANPQLDELRFGLGQLCGQLTKSLKGFEHPKANRIFDWDLAQALWVKEHLAAFTPKEKDLVTFFLSDFEAHQKTYNLLPKSVIHNDANDNNILVSDDLFAPKVVALIDYGDAVYSQVINDVAVSCAYAIMNHKDPLTAALPIVAGYHKSLPLLEKELEFLYNLIGMRLVISVCKSAINKIKNPDNEYLLISEKPAWELLKKWRSTHKDFAHYCFRAACGFASHPNENAFKDWAASIHFSLTDLFPSIQKSSTYPLDLSVASSWIGHQQDFNDLDLFAYKLQKLQKTQPKSILAGGYLEPRPLYTSTDFDAIGNNGRMSRTIHLGVDYWLPKSTAIHAILDGEIVVATYCKGFKNYGGLIILKHQTDSFDFYSLYGHLSKESIDNQSLTEKLKKGDAIGYLGTPEENGSWAPHLHFQLMLSLLDFKDDFPGVAFYEQKAVWESICPDPSLLFKTKESVKESNSTNDKLIEFRTEHLGKSLSLQYKIPLKMVRGSGQYLMDQNGKKYLDTVNNVAHVGHEHYAVVKAGQEQMALINTNTRYLHKNINTLAKELLKTLPKELSVLHFVNSGSEANELALRMAKAATGQRDIIASEYGYHGNTNACIDISSYKFDGKGGSGAPEHTHIFPLPDSFRGTYKGKNTATAYAQEVQNCIDRISKKGRGVAALILEPIISCGGQIELPQGFLEIAYQKTRAAGGVCISDEVQTGCGRMGKTFWGFQLHQVCPDIVTIGKPLGNGHPIAAVACTAEIAEKFANGMEYFNTFGGNPVSCAIATEVLQTVSREKLQENAFTVGEFLKSELRKLALRFPIIGDIRGEGLFLGIELVDAKLRPLSEQTAYLINRMKDHGILMSSDGPDNNVLKIKPPLVFSQQNAEELIACLEDILAEDPLKLSFK; this is translated from the coding sequence ATGTATAAAAAACTAATCGCAACAATGGATATGAATTCGTCTTCTAAAAAAATAACCATAGAACTAGCAGAAAAACTCTTGTTAGAACACTACAACAGTATAGGGTCTGCTAGCAAACTCCCAGGAGAAGTTGATCATAATTTTAAAATAGTGACTACTGAAAACAACTCATATATTTTAAAAATTTCTCATGAAAATGAAGCACTTGATAACCTTGATTTTCAACAAAAACTATTGCAATATGCTAGGGATGCCAATCCAGAAATCTGCATTCCTAAGATTATTTTAGATGTAAAAGGGCAGGCAATTACATCCTTTGTTCATAGTGATGGAACACAAAGATACTTGCGTCTTTTAACATGGATTCCCGGTAGACTTTGGTCTGAGGCAAACCCTCAGTTAGACGAGCTGCGTTTTGGTCTTGGGCAACTATGTGGTCAATTAACAAAATCATTAAAGGGCTTTGAACACCCAAAAGCCAACAGAATATTTGATTGGGATCTTGCACAGGCTCTATGGGTAAAAGAACATTTAGCTGCCTTTACTCCCAAAGAAAAAGACCTAGTCACCTTTTTTTTATCTGATTTTGAAGCTCATCAAAAAACCTATAACCTCTTGCCAAAATCTGTCATTCACAACGATGCCAATGACAATAACATTTTGGTCTCTGATGATTTATTTGCCCCAAAAGTAGTCGCACTTATTGATTATGGTGATGCGGTCTATAGCCAGGTTATCAATGATGTTGCCGTTAGCTGTGCCTATGCAATCATGAATCATAAAGATCCTTTAACAGCAGCACTCCCGATAGTAGCAGGGTATCACAAGAGCTTACCGCTTCTAGAAAAAGAATTGGAATTCCTCTACAACTTAATTGGCATGAGATTGGTGATTTCGGTGTGCAAATCTGCCATCAACAAAATAAAAAACCCAGACAACGAGTATCTTTTAATTAGTGAAAAACCCGCTTGGGAGCTGTTAAAAAAATGGAGAAGCACCCATAAAGATTTTGCGCATTATTGCTTTCGAGCTGCCTGTGGATTTGCTTCACATCCCAACGAAAATGCTTTTAAAGACTGGGCAGCATCTATTCATTTTTCATTGACTGATTTGTTTCCAAGCATTCAAAAGAGCAGCACCTATCCGCTAGACTTAAGCGTGGCTAGTTCATGGATCGGGCATCAGCAAGATTTTAATGACTTGGATTTATTTGCCTACAAACTACAAAAACTACAAAAAACACAGCCTAAATCCATCCTTGCTGGAGGCTATCTTGAGCCAAGACCTTTATATACCTCTACTGATTTTGATGCTATTGGCAATAATGGTAGAATGAGCAGAACCATCCATTTGGGTGTTGACTATTGGCTTCCTAAGAGCACAGCAATTCATGCAATCCTCGATGGAGAAATTGTGGTTGCTACCTATTGTAAAGGTTTTAAAAATTACGGAGGACTTATCATCCTAAAGCATCAAACAGACAGCTTTGACTTTTATTCGCTTTATGGGCATTTATCCAAAGAAAGCATTGACAATCAATCACTTACTGAAAAATTAAAGAAAGGCGATGCCATCGGGTATTTGGGTACTCCCGAAGAAAATGGATCTTGGGCCCCACACCTTCATTTTCAGTTGATGCTGTCTTTATTGGATTTTAAAGATGATTTTCCTGGAGTTGCTTTTTATGAACAAAAAGCTGTTTGGGAGAGTATTTGCCCTGATCCATCCCTGCTTTTTAAAACCAAAGAATCGGTAAAAGAATCTAATAGCACTAATGACAAACTCATAGAGTTTAGGACTGAACACCTCGGGAAAAGCTTAAGTTTACAATACAAAATACCTCTTAAAATGGTCCGTGGTTCTGGTCAGTATTTAATGGATCAAAACGGAAAAAAATACCTTGACACCGTAAATAATGTAGCCCATGTAGGGCATGAGCATTACGCCGTTGTAAAAGCAGGGCAAGAGCAAATGGCCTTGATTAATACCAATACGCGCTATTTACACAAAAACATAAACACACTTGCAAAAGAACTGCTAAAAACCTTACCTAAAGAATTAAGTGTTTTACACTTTGTTAATTCTGGCAGTGAAGCCAATGAGTTGGCACTGAGAATGGCAAAAGCTGCAACAGGACAAAGAGATATCATAGCCAGTGAGTATGGCTACCATGGCAATACCAATGCCTGTATAGACATTAGCTCATACAAATTTGACGGCAAAGGAGGATCAGGAGCACCAGAGCACACCCATATATTTCCACTTCCTGATTCTTTTAGAGGGACATACAAAGGTAAAAATACAGCTACCGCCTATGCCCAAGAAGTTCAAAACTGTATCGATAGAATCTCCAAAAAAGGGAGAGGCGTTGCGGCACTTATCTTAGAACCAATTATTAGTTGTGGTGGGCAAATTGAGCTCCCTCAAGGATTTTTAGAAATTGCCTATCAAAAAACCAGAGCAGCAGGAGGTGTTTGTATTTCTGATGAAGTACAAACAGGTTGTGGTCGAATGGGGAAAACGTTTTGGGGATTCCAACTTCATCAAGTATGTCCAGATATTGTTACCATTGGGAAGCCGCTTGGCAATGGGCATCCTATTGCCGCAGTTGCTTGTACAGCCGAAATTGCAGAAAAGTTTGCCAACGGCATGGAGTACTTTAATACGTTTGGAGGAAATCCTGTTTCTTGTGCCATTGCCACCGAAGTATTACAAACGGTTAGTCGAGAAAAGCTTCAAGAAAATGCTTTTACTGTTGGGGAGTTCTTAAAATCTGAACTCAGAAAACTAGCATTGCGATTCCCTATTATAGGAGATATCAGAGGTGAAGGTTTATTTTTAGGCATTGAATTGGTGGATGCAAAGCTGCGTCCGCTAAGTGAGCAAACAGCTTATCTTATTAACCGAATGAAAGACCACGGCATTCTAATGAGCTCTGATGGACCAGATAACAATGTCTTAAAAATTAAACCTCCATTGGTTTTTTCACAACAAAACGCCGAAGAACTCATAGCTTGTCTAGAGGACATACTTGCTGAAGACCCTTTAAAGCTCTCATTTAAATAG
- a CDS encoding amidohydrolase family protein: MRTILSLIFAILISFSSFAQKKTAEKPEKWDVNNPYKDWKYKSFRLKTSEGTWMNLDVSPDEKTIVFDLLGDIYTMPITGGKATPLRTGLAYEVQPRFSPNGQYISFTSDAEGGNNIWIMTADGKNAKSLTKEKFRLLNNAVWTPDGKSVVARKHYTSTRSVGAGEMWQYPLSGAAGLKLTSRKNDQQDVNDPSISSDGRYLYFAEDMYPGGAFNYNKDPNNQIYVIKQYDFTTGKIKQITGGPGGAARPVISKDGKLLAFVKRVRTKSVLYIHNLETGEEWPVYFDLNKDQQEAWAVFGVYPHFTWLKNNKDLIIWSGGKINKLNIDTKKLTEIPFEVDEKIKLAETQKVKRQVFSKSFTSKMIKDAKTSADGKTLIFTSLGHIYRKSLPNGTPQRITNLTDFEGDPSFSSDGKSVVFVTWNDENLGAVHKIDINGSNHQQLTKEKGIYRMPSFAPNNQKIVYKKEGGNGDQGYDFTKKTGIYLMNANGSEAKKIADGGDFPIFNAKGDRIFVQTGGSFMGGLTKTLVSFDLEGQKRQSHFSSKHANRLVPSPDNKWISFIHLHKLYVAPFVHNGSTINLDTNSSSFKVESLSENAGINLHWSNNSKQVHWTLGDEYFTKNITDNTQNPFANTNLISNAPAGIKVGLEVKTDVPQGRIAFTNARLITMENDKIIESGTIIVNQNEIEKIGKSSSVKIPSGTKIYDMKGKTIMPGMVDVHAHVGAFRNGLSTQKHWQFYTNLAFGVTTSHDPSVNTAAAFTLEELQRSGEIVGPRMFSTGFILYGAEGDFKAVVNSLDDARFAIARTKAFGAKSVKSYNQPRREQRQQIMQAAKELGVNVVPEGGSNFYSNMSMIFDGHTGIEHNIPVAPVYKDVLTLWKNSATGYTPTLIVNYAGMSGEYYWYQKSNVWENKTLLKYTPRYVVDTRSRHRTMIPDEEYENGHILTSKTVTDLSKLGVKVNLGAHGQLQGLGAHWELWMLQQGGLSNLEALKAATINGAEYIGVGDELGSLKVGKLADLIVLDKNPLEDIQNSNSVHYTMVNGRLYDINTMNEIGNYNKPRTKFYWENGKYNQGVPLNAATNSFTIPTCSCHAN, encoded by the coding sequence ATGCGTACTATTTTATCATTGATCTTTGCAATTTTAATTTCTTTTAGTTCTTTTGCTCAAAAGAAAACAGCTGAAAAACCAGAAAAGTGGGATGTAAACAACCCTTATAAAGACTGGAAATACAAATCTTTTCGTTTAAAAACCTCAGAAGGTACTTGGATGAACTTAGATGTAAGCCCGGATGAAAAAACCATCGTTTTTGATTTATTAGGAGACATCTACACCATGCCTATCACAGGTGGAAAAGCAACTCCTTTAAGAACTGGTTTGGCCTATGAAGTGCAACCGCGTTTTAGTCCAAATGGTCAGTATATTTCATTTACCAGTGATGCAGAAGGCGGTAACAATATCTGGATTATGACTGCCGATGGTAAAAATGCAAAATCTTTAACCAAAGAAAAATTTAGACTGCTTAACAATGCCGTTTGGACTCCAGACGGAAAATCAGTAGTAGCGAGAAAACACTATACCTCTACTCGTTCTGTAGGTGCTGGAGAAATGTGGCAATACCCATTATCTGGAGCTGCAGGCCTTAAGTTGACAAGTAGAAAGAACGACCAGCAAGATGTCAATGACCCTTCTATATCATCTGACGGAAGGTATCTTTATTTTGCAGAAGACATGTATCCTGGAGGCGCTTTTAACTACAACAAAGACCCTAACAATCAGATCTATGTCATTAAACAATATGATTTTACTACCGGTAAAATAAAACAGATTACTGGTGGTCCAGGTGGTGCTGCAAGACCCGTTATTTCTAAAGATGGAAAACTTCTCGCTTTTGTTAAGCGGGTAAGAACCAAATCTGTTTTATACATCCACAACTTAGAAACTGGAGAAGAATGGCCTGTGTATTTTGACCTAAACAAAGACCAGCAAGAAGCTTGGGCTGTGTTTGGTGTCTATCCTCATTTTACTTGGCTTAAAAACAACAAAGACTTGATTATTTGGTCTGGTGGAAAAATAAACAAATTAAATATTGATACTAAAAAGCTAACAGAAATCCCTTTTGAAGTGGATGAGAAAATTAAGCTGGCAGAGACCCAAAAAGTAAAAAGACAGGTCTTTAGTAAAAGCTTTACCTCTAAAATGATTAAAGATGCCAAGACCTCTGCAGATGGTAAAACACTCATCTTTACTTCGCTTGGACATATCTACAGAAAAAGTTTACCAAACGGAACCCCACAAAGAATCACCAACCTAACTGATTTTGAAGGAGACCCAAGTTTTTCTTCGGATGGAAAATCAGTGGTATTTGTTACGTGGAACGATGAAAACTTGGGTGCAGTTCATAAAATTGACATCAACGGAAGTAATCATCAACAATTAACCAAAGAAAAAGGGATCTATAGAATGCCTTCATTTGCACCTAACAATCAAAAAATTGTCTATAAAAAAGAAGGAGGAAACGGAGATCAAGGCTATGATTTTACTAAAAAAACTGGAATTTATTTAATGAATGCCAATGGAAGCGAAGCTAAAAAAATTGCAGACGGAGGTGATTTTCCAATCTTTAACGCCAAAGGAGATCGCATTTTTGTTCAAACCGGTGGCTCGTTTATGGGAGGACTAACCAAAACCTTAGTCAGTTTTGATTTAGAAGGTCAAAAAAGACAAAGTCATTTTAGTTCTAAACATGCAAATAGATTGGTCCCTAGCCCTGACAATAAATGGATTTCATTTATTCATTTGCACAAATTGTATGTGGCTCCTTTTGTTCATAACGGAAGTACCATTAACTTAGACACCAATAGCAGTTCTTTTAAAGTCGAAAGCTTATCAGAAAATGCGGGAATCAACTTGCATTGGTCTAACAATAGTAAGCAGGTTCATTGGACTTTAGGTGATGAATACTTTACTAAAAACATCACTGACAATACGCAGAACCCTTTTGCCAACACTAATTTGATTAGCAATGCTCCAGCAGGAATAAAAGTTGGACTCGAGGTTAAAACCGATGTACCACAAGGCAGAATCGCCTTTACCAATGCGCGTTTGATTACTATGGAAAACGATAAAATTATCGAAAGTGGAACCATCATTGTGAATCAAAATGAGATAGAAAAAATAGGAAAATCATCAAGCGTTAAGATTCCGTCAGGAACAAAAATTTATGATATGAAGGGCAAAACCATCATGCCAGGAATGGTAGATGTACATGCCCATGTAGGTGCTTTTAGAAACGGGCTAAGCACTCAAAAACACTGGCAGTTTTACACAAACTTAGCCTTTGGAGTAACCACCTCTCATGACCCTTCTGTAAATACTGCGGCAGCTTTTACACTTGAAGAATTACAACGTAGTGGAGAAATTGTTGGGCCTAGAATGTTTTCTACTGGCTTTATCTTATATGGTGCCGAAGGTGATTTTAAAGCAGTGGTTAACAGCTTAGACGATGCGCGCTTTGCCATTGCAAGAACCAAAGCTTTTGGGGCAAAATCAGTAAAAAGTTACAACCAACCAAGAAGAGAACAACGTCAGCAAATTATGCAAGCAGCAAAAGAACTGGGTGTAAATGTCGTTCCTGAAGGGGGCTCTAACTTCTATTCAAATATGAGTATGATCTTTGATGGTCATACCGGAATTGAGCACAACATACCGGTAGCTCCAGTATATAAAGATGTATTGACGCTCTGGAAAAATAGCGCAACTGGCTATACGCCTACTTTGATTGTAAATTATGCAGGAATGAGTGGTGAATATTACTGGTATCAAAAAAGCAATGTATGGGAAAACAAAACACTCCTTAAGTACACGCCTCGTTATGTGGTTGATACCCGATCGCGTCACAGAACAATGATTCCGGACGAAGAATATGAAAATGGCCATATTTTGACTTCTAAAACAGTAACAGATCTTTCTAAACTTGGTGTCAAAGTAAATTTAGGAGCTCATGGTCAATTACAAGGTTTGGGAGCTCACTGGGAGCTGTGGATGCTACAACAAGGTGGGCTAAGCAATTTAGAAGCCCTAAAAGCTGCCACCATTAATGGTGCAGAATACATAGGTGTTGGAGATGAGTTAGGCTCTTTAAAAGTTGGAAAATTAGCCGATTTAATTGTACTCGACAAAAACCCTTTAGAAGACATACAAAATTCGAACTCTGTTCATTATACTATGGTTAATGGTCGTTTGTATGACATTAACACCATGAATGAAATTGGCAATTACAATAAGCCACGCACAAAGTTTTATTGGGAAAATGGCAAATACAATCAAGGGGTTCCTTTGAATGCAGCCACCAACAGTTTTACCATACCAACCTGTAGCTGTCACGCTAACTAA
- a CDS encoding GNAT family N-acetyltransferase, with protein MILRADRINLQPIKPSDAAFYYNLLTDKDWIANIRDSKLENIDAVEAYIKNTLIPNFNYRGLGFYVVRITKTGESIGVSTLIKREALKTVDLGYGFLPKGRGKGYAREATLRLMKYISEELQYPKVLAFTKPSNTPSQNLLIKIGFEAKGLKKVFDAEEALFEYVFK; from the coding sequence ATGATTTTACGAGCAGACCGAATCAACCTACAACCGATTAAACCATCCGACGCAGCTTTTTATTACAACTTGCTTACGGACAAAGATTGGATCGCAAACATTCGAGACAGTAAGTTAGAAAATATTGATGCAGTAGAAGCCTATATAAAAAATACGCTTATCCCAAATTTTAATTACAGAGGTCTTGGTTTTTACGTGGTTAGGATTACCAAAACAGGTGAATCTATCGGCGTTAGTACCCTTATCAAAAGAGAGGCTTTAAAAACGGTAGATCTAGGCTATGGGTTTTTACCCAAAGGCAGAGGCAAAGGCTATGCTAGAGAAGCAACCCTACGCTTAATGAAGTATATTTCAGAAGAGCTCCAATACCCAAAAGTTTTGGCCTTTACAAAACCAAGCAATACACCCTCACAAAATCTCTTAATCAAAATTGGCTTTGAGGCCAAAGGCTTAAAAAAAGTATTTGATGCAGAAGAAGCACTATTTGAATATGTTTTTAAATAA